From Candidatus Paceibacterota bacterium:
CCGCCCAGAAGGGCTGAGGCGGAAATGATCAGAACGGCGATGGTGCGACCAGCGAAAGTGCCATCGTTCTTGTGGCTAGATGTTCTGATCATGATATTTCCCTTCAGTTCGAGGGGTTCTTCCCTATGGCTCTAATCTGCCCGACCCATCACGCTCCTACATCCGTGCTCCCCGCGCTTTCCAGAGGGTATTACTCGTATAAATAGAGGTAGAAATACACGTAGGGCGATGGGGGTAAACACGTACTAGGCGCTTTGAGGAGCACAGTTCGCGCTCCAAACCGGTCGCCCCGTGACCCAAATTGCCCAAGAATTAGAGATAGGCAATGGCACTTTGAGCAACCGGGTGAAAATTTCACTCAGATAGAGGCACTCAACTCTTGATTACCAAACTCCCGTAGTGCCCAAGTCAAGATGCTCGCAAGGCGTTGCGTGTTGCGTTGGTTGTTAGAAAAGTGGACGTGACTATTGGAGTGAACTCAAGAGTGGTTTTCTTACCGAGAATGTCCAGAAAGGCTCAGCATCCGAGAAATGCAGAGTCGAAAGATCAAATCCAGCGCCACCTACCATTTCGGTGATCTGAGCTTTGGTAAAACGTTGCTCTAGTGATGTCCCGAATCGATCGAAAGCATCATTTCGCATGACGTAATAGGTCATATCTTGATAGTGATGCAACGGAACATTGTGCGGATCGATTCCAACTTTCTTAAGCACTTTAGATATTCTCGCCAAAGGAAAGTAAATAAATAAAGCGATGAACTCGCAGACCAACCTTCTGGGAAGGTACGGCAACTTCGAAACCATGAACCTCAATCGATTCGAGGCTCGCCAAATCATTCGATAATAGGACGGTTTGTCATCAAGGGCGTAATACAAATAGCAGAGAAAATACCCGCCGGGCTTCATTTTCTTATAGATGTCCTTCATGCCGCGCATCGTGTCGGGGATGTGGTGGAGGACGCCAAGAGACACGGCAAGATCAAGGGATTCTGCAGGAACTGAATTCTCAGAAACAGATTGGTTGAGAAGGCGTACCTTCTCATTCACAGCAAACCGCTCCTGAAGAATCTCAAACGATTCGACTCCGGGCTCAACTAACCATAACTCCTTCGCAAAATCCAAGAAGAAATGGGCCCAGCGGCCGCTTCCCGCACCAAAATCGCCAATCGACATGTCGGTGCGGCTTTTAACTTCCTCGGGTAATGCGCGAATGTATGCAGAAAACTGTTCGCGAAGTTCTTCTAATTGACCAGCATCAAGATAGTTAAACGCTTTCCACTCGCCACCGAAATGAGAAATGACGCGTTCGTCTCGATTCTGATCCTTACTCACTTTGGATTACTCGCTGAATTCTTCGGCAAGTAGTTCGGCAATTTGTGCGGTGTTGAGGGCCGCACCTTTACGCAGATTGTCGCCGCACACAAATAGATCCAACGCCATTGGATCATCAAGACTCTTGCGAACTCGTCCAACCCATGTGGGATCGGTCCCAACTACATCTGCAGGCGTTGGAAACTTATGGTTGATCGGATCATCGACCAATTTCACGCCGGCCGCGTTCTGCAAAATATCTTGCGCTGCCGTGCGCGAGGGCTCTTTTCCAAAAACAGCATGCACGGTCAGAGAGTGAGTAGTCACTACCGGTACACGTACACACGTTGCCGAGACTTTGAGGTTGGGCAACCCAAGAATTTTTCGTGACTCATTGCGCACTTTAAGTTCTTCAGAGGAATATCCATCTGCTTTAAGAGATCCCGCCCATGGCACAACATTGAGTGCAAGTGGCGCTGGAAAAGGCCCCAGGTCGGAAATCTTTGAACGAATATCACCGGCGATAGTGCCCGCGTCTGTCCCAGCAAGGAGCTCCATCTGCTCACGTAAGGTGTCGATGCCCGCCTGACCCGCACCCGATGCTGCTTGATAAGACGAGACAACAAGTTCTTTCAATTCATACTCGCGGTGCAATGCGCCCATGGCGACAATCATCGTGAGAGTCGTGCAATTGGGGTTGGAGATAATCCCACGCGGACGTTTCTGCGCGTCCAGTGGATTCACTTCTGGAACAACGAGCGGAACATCATCATCCATTCGGAAGGCTCCTGAGTTATCAACGACTACGGCACCTCGAGATACGGCAATGGGTGCCCACTCAGCCGCAACCTCATCGGGAACATCGAACATCGCGACATCAATTCCGTCGAAAACCTCTGGTGAGAGCGCAAATACAGTGATCTCTTCTCCACGGCAGACCAATCGCCTGCCGGCACTTCGTTCGGAGGCGACCAGACGAATTTCACCCCACACATCGGGGCGCGTAGAAAGTATCTCCAACATGACAGTACCCACTGCGCCCGTGGCACCAACAACAGCAAGGGATGGTTTACGACTCATCGACCGGTTCCCCCGTAGACGGTTGCTTCTCCATCGGAATCATCCAGTTCAAAGGCGGAATGTGCGGCGATCACGCCACGTTCAAGATCGGCTGCTCGACAGATAATCGAAATGCGAATCTCGGAAGTAGAAATCATTTCAATGTTTACGCCAGCCTCTGAGAGAGCTGCAAAGAAATTGGCGGTAACACCAGGATGCGAGCGCATTCCAGCGCCAACAAGTGAGAGTTTGCCAATCTGGTCGTCATATTGAATCGAAAGGAATCCAACCTCACCTTGAATGCGCTTAAGTGTTGCTGTTGCATTAGCGCCTTCGCTCTTTGGAAGAGTGAATGAAATATCTGTCAGACCCGTCGATGCTGCAGATACGTTCTGAACGATCATATCGATATTGATGTCAGCATCCGCGATAGCTTGGAATATACGAGCGGCAACACCGGTGCGGTCTGGCACACCCACGATTGTGATTTTGGCTTCGCTCTTGTCATGTGCGATTCCAGAGATGATGGCTTGCTCCATAGTGTCTCCTTCGGGATGGTTCTTAACCACCCACGTGCCCTCGTTGGTTGAGAAAGATGAACGAACATGTATCGGCATTTCATATCGGCGTGCATATTCAACGCATCGGAGATGCAGAACTTTTGCACCGCTGGCTGCGAGTTCGAGCATTTCTTCGTATGTGACAGTTTTCAACTTCCGAGCGTTCGGTACAACGCGAGGATCCGCGCTATAAACTCCATCGACATCGGTATAAATTTCACAGACATCTGCATCTAATGCCGCAGCTAGAGCAACGGCAGTCGTGTCTGATCCACCGCGACCAAGGGTCGTAATGTCTTTTGTGTCCTGGCTGATTCCCTGAAATCCAGCCACAATTGCAATCGCACCCTCATTGACTGCTTCTCTGATTCGCCCCGGAGTGACATCGATGATTCGAGCCTTGCCATGTGCCGAATCAGTGATGACGCCTGCCTGGCTGCCGGTGAAAGAGCGCGCCTCGTGACCAAGATTGGAGATTGCCATGGCAAGAAGTGCCATCGAAATCCGCTCACCGGCAGTGAGCAACATGTCGAGCTCGCGGCCCTGTGGGATCGGAGTGATCTGGTTGGCCAGGTCGATCAGTTCATCAGTTGTGTCACCCATGGCACTTACGACAACCACAACCTGGTTGCCGGCGCGCTTGGTAGCCACAATCCTGGCCGCAACCCGCTTCATTCCCTCGGCGTCGGCAACAGAGGAACCACCGTATTTTTGAACAATCAGACCCATGGCGCAATTATGAACTACCCGGGGAATCTTTGGTACCTTATCTCACATTTTAAGATGAATAACCGTTCAAATAGTGAGATTATTAGTTCTCAACGGTCCGTCGTCCCTCAAATGCTCGTCCCAGGGTTACTTCATCTGCGTATTCAAGGTCACCGCCTACCGGAAGGCCGCTGGCAAGACGTGAGACTTTGATACCCATGGGCTTAAGGAGGCGGGCCAAGTACGTGGCGGTTGCCTCGCCCTCCAAGTTGGGGTCGGTGGCCAGAATAATCTCAGTGACCGAGTCATCGGCCAGTCGAGCCAGGAGTTCACGGATCCTCAGTTGATCCGGGCCGATGCCGTCGATTGGGCTGATAGCCCCGCCCAACACGTGGTACTTGCCGCGGAACTCTCGAGTGCGCTCGATTGCAATCACATCTTTGCTCTCCTCCACCACGCAGATGGAGGAATTTTCTCGGCGCGGATCACGGCAGATTCGGCATTGGCTCTCTTCGGAGACATTGCCGCAAATAGTGCAGAACTTCACGCGCTCCTTTACCGTCCGGATCGCATCC
This genomic window contains:
- a CDS encoding class I SAM-dependent methyltransferase, with protein sequence MSKDQNRDERVISHFGGEWKAFNYLDAGQLEELREQFSAYIRALPEEVKSRTDMSIGDFGAGSGRWAHFFLDFAKELWLVEPGVESFEILQERFAVNEKVRLLNQSVSENSVPAESLDLAVSLGVLHHIPDTMRGMKDIYKKMKPGGYFLCYLYYALDDKPSYYRMIWRASNRLRFMVSKLPYLPRRLVCEFIALFIYFPLARISKVLKKVGIDPHNVPLHHYQDMTYYVMRNDAFDRFGTSLEQRFTKAQITEMVGGAGFDLSTLHFSDAEPFWTFSVRKPLLSSLQ
- a CDS encoding aspartate-semialdehyde dehydrogenase; translated protein: MSRKPSLAVVGATGAVGTVMLEILSTRPDVWGEIRLVASERSAGRRLVCRGEEITVFALSPEVFDGIDVAMFDVPDEVAAEWAPIAVSRGAVVVDNSGAFRMDDDVPLVVPEVNPLDAQKRPRGIISNPNCTTLTMIVAMGALHREYELKELVVSSYQAASGAGQAGIDTLREQMELLAGTDAGTIAGDIRSKISDLGPFPAPLALNVVPWAGSLKADGYSSEELKVRNESRKILGLPNLKVSATCVRVPVVTTHSLTVHAVFGKEPSRTAAQDILQNAAGVKLVDDPINHKFPTPADVVGTDPTWVGRVRKSLDDPMALDLFVCGDNLRKGAALNTAQIAELLAEEFSE
- a CDS encoding aspartate kinase, with the protein product MGLIVQKYGGSSVADAEGMKRVAARIVATKRAGNQVVVVVSAMGDTTDELIDLANQITPIPQGRELDMLLTAGERISMALLAMAISNLGHEARSFTGSQAGVITDSAHGKARIIDVTPGRIREAVNEGAIAIVAGFQGISQDTKDITTLGRGGSDTTAVALAAALDADVCEIYTDVDGVYSADPRVVPNARKLKTVTYEEMLELAASGAKVLHLRCVEYARRYEMPIHVRSSFSTNEGTWVVKNHPEGDTMEQAIISGIAHDKSEAKITIVGVPDRTGVAARIFQAIADADINIDMIVQNVSAASTGLTDISFTLPKSEGANATATLKRIQGEVGFLSIQYDDQIGKLSLVGAGMRSHPGVTANFFAALSEAGVNIEMISTSEIRISIICRAADLERGVIAAHSAFELDDSDGEATVYGGTGR
- the recR gene encoding recombination mediator RecR, which produces MYEGAIQDLIDALGRLPGIGPKSAQRIAFHILQSESETAAALVDAIRTVKERVKFCTICGNVSEESQCRICRDPRRENSSICVVEESKDVIAIERTREFRGKYHVLGGAISPIDGIGPDQLRIRELLARLADDSVTEIILATDPNLEGEATATYLARLLKPMGIKVSRLASGLPVGGDLEYADEVTLGRAFEGRRTVEN